The Terriglobus roseus sequence CTGGTGTGTCCACCAGCAGCCGCCATCCGCGCTCGCTGAAGCGCCGAACAGACACGCCGGAGGAACCGGCAGTCGAGTCGCCTCCGGTCATCGTGACAGAAGCTCCGGCAGAGGCAGTTTCCAGCAGCACGGACGCCCCCGAAGCCATCGTCCTCACGGCTGCGGATCTTGCCGCGTCGGCCAACGTGACGGTGGCCGAGCGGGCTGCACCGCAGATCGCCCGCACCTATCTTGACCTCCATCTGAACTCGCACACAGGCGAGATCGAGACGCGCGCACAGCTCCTGGTCCGCAATACCGGTTCCTCGCCCATGACACGCCTGCCGCTGCGCGTCTCCGGCGCCCTGCAGTGGGAGAGCGCCCGAGCGGCGAATGCGCCGCTGAAGCTTGAGCAGCACCACATCGCGGATGACCTGGACCACACCGGCGTCGGCACGGAACTGCTGCTGACGCTGCCGGAGCCGCTGGGCCCGGGCGCGATGGTTGCGCTGGACCTCTATTACGGTGGGACGATCACCGCCAGCACAGGCCGCCTGACCGCCATGGGCGCACCAGCCGGTCGTGCAGCATCAACTGACTGGGATACCGTCACGGATACCTTTACCGGTCTCCGCGGCCTGGGAGATGTGCTTTGGTATCCGGTCACGACAGCACCAGCGCTCCTTCGAAATGGTGATGCGGTGCCTCAGTCCGTCGCTGCCGCTCGCATCGCAGACGCGGCCAGTCCCTTCCGCCTGGATCTCACGGTGGAATACACCGGAACCCGCCCGGACGCAGCGTTCTTCACCGGAGAGCGAGCTGTCCTGCGGCCCCTCGGCGGCAGCCAGGCTGCGGCAGGGAACACCGCGGACGGTGCCGGCGTCGTCACGGCCAGCTGGTCCCGCGCGGCAATGGGGCCGCACACGCCATCCCTCTTCATCGCGCAGGCTGCGCCGCACCTGGCTGCGAACGGTCTGCTGCGCGTAGTCACCGACCGGGCGGATACCGTTGCTGCATTAGGTGAGGCCGCCACCCGCCTGCGACCCATGATGTCAGAATGGCTCGGCGCCGCGCCTCTGTCCGCGATCGATGTCATCGATCTGCCAATCCGAAGTGCCGCTGGCTATTCCGATGGCACGCTGCTAGTGGCTCCACTCGGAACCGCGCCCGCTGCCGCTCTGGCGCCTACGCTGGTCCAGCCGGTGGCTGCCGCGTGGCTGCCGCCCGATGTTGCGGCCGCATGGCTTCGCGAGGGCATTCCCACGTTCCTGCAGGCGGTCTGGTCGGAGCGGTCGCAGGGCAGGGCCGTCGCCCTCAACGGTCTTGCCTCCAACGCCACCGCGCTCCAGGCGCAGGCTGCTCCATTACCGTCGCCGACCTCTTCTTCGTCGCAGGACGCCTTCACGACACAGACACTTCCGCCCCTGGCGACATGCGCCGATCCTGCCTGCGCCCGCGCCCGTGCGGCGTATGTCTTTGAGATGCTGCGCGGCATGCTGGGTGACAGTGGCCTGCAGCAGGCTATCTCCGGCTGGCGCCAGCGCCTGGCACCCTCGGACGCGACAGGTCAGATTCGGTCAACGGATGGCGCATCTGGCGGCGCTGCGCTAGCAGAGACAACTGCGATGGAGCAGATGCTGCAGCAGGTTGCCGGCAAGCGCGATCTCGGCTGGTTCTTCCGGAGCTGGATCGACGCGGGGCATAGCCTGCCTGACCTGTCGATCGTGACCGTCGCGCCGCGTCGCGTGGAGCGGAATGCCCCCGTGGACTACCTGCCTGCAAAGAAGCCCGTCGGTGGCCCGATCGGCCCGGAACCCGTGCCGCAGGTCGGTGACCCCACGTACGAGGCGGAGCGCAAGCCCATCGCGCCCGGCGATCGCATCGCCCCGGCCGTTGGTTCCTGGCTCGTAGCAGTAGAGGTTCAGAATGCCGGTGAGACAGAGGCTGAGGTCCCCGTTACTGTTCGCGCCGGCGACCTGACCAACACGCTGCCTCTGCGTGTTCCGGCTCATGGCCGCGCCACGATCCGCGTGCCGTTTGAGGCGGATCCGCAGGAGGTCGTCGTGAATGACGGCTCTGTGCCGGAAGCGCGCGCGACGACACATCGCCGTTCCATCACAAACCTTCCGCCTGCCCGATAGCGACAGCCGGGAGCTCGGTTTTTAACGGCGTCGGCGCGAACGTGGTTCGGGCTTGGCGGGTGTTGCTGCGGTCCATGTCTGCGGACCGCCCCACGGGCGCTGGACCTCAAGTGCAGTCCCGGTGTCGGGCGTGGGCATGCCGTCGCCCAGTGGCGGCAGCAGTGCGGCAGCCTGTTCTGCGGTGGCCCGTGTGCTGTAGATGAGGGTGTAGCCGTTCCGGCTCAGCTGGCCTGACACAGCTGCATCGCCATAGGACTTTGCCACGACAGGCTCTGTGCCCACATCCGTGGGAGATGGCCTGTAGGCATTCACGGCGATCGCGCCGGCAGGTGTGTCCCCGTGTGCGCCCAGCGCGCCATAGGTCAGCACCAGGTTCCAGCGGTTGGCCTTCTGATTCGTAACGCTTGTTGGGGCCGTCTCGCTGCCTGCTGTCGTGTCGCTCTTTGCGGCAGGTGGCGGCGGCAGCGTGCAGGCGCAGACCAGCGTGCCGCCCCAGCGATCGCTCGACGAACCGTTGTCTTCCTTCCACGCTGTAAGGTCCAACGTTCCGCCAAGCCCAGCGTCACGCGGAATCCGCTTGGAGAAGAGGCGAAGCCACGCCAGCGCGTAATTCGCCTTGGCGTTTTTTAGAGAAGCCTGCAAATTCACCGTCTGCCAATGCATCACGTCCGGCACGTCACCACGCAGCAGCAGTACGCCGGGCTTTGCCGAAGCATCCGGCAGGTCATGTCCGCTGGGCACCGTCCGGCGCAGAAACTCCATGGCGCTGAAGATCGAGGTTTCTTCATCGGTCGGCACCGCGCACTTGATCTCATGCAGGCTGCCCAGCAGACCATTCGTGTTCGCTTCGCAGTGGGCGTTGATCTCCGCGGTATGTTCGGGAACAAAGTCGGCACGGCGCAGCGATAGCAGGTGAAGATCGCCTGTCAGCTTTGCCAGCGCCAGCGTTCCCTTCAGCGAAGCCTCAGCAGATGCTTCGCCGCGCCAGCCCATGTCGTGACCAAAAGTCAGCTTGCCCGCCTCGCCCAGCGGTGTGGGCTTCCAGCTTGCCTGTAGTTCAATGGGCGCTGCCTGCAGGCTGGTGCCTTTGCCCAGCGTGGCCTCAACCTTCAGCAGGCCGACGTCGCTCACATCGGTGTCTGTCCGGACGGGCTTGCCGCTGAAGCGGAGGTGCCATTCGTCCGGTTCCGGCAGCCATAGGGAGAACTGGGCTTCCTTCACGCTGAACGGCATCTTGGTATCGCCGTTCTTGATGTTGAAGCGGGCGTCAGTCGCCTCGATGTAGGGGAAGCGTGGAGCGTCACCGGCCGCGGTCTGCGCCGTGGGTGCCGAGGTGATCTGCGACGCCTGCGTCACAATGCCCTGCAGATTCCAGCGGCCCGTATCGGTGCGGCGCACCAGATTAATGCTGGGCGCCTCCATCGAGATCCGCGAGACCTCGATCCGGCGTCGCCACAGCGAACTGATGCGCAGCCGCGCTTCCACCGTGTCGGAGACCATCACGGGCTCTGAGCCGAACTCCGGCAGTTCGCTGACGACCAGGTACTTGATCGTGAGTCCGGGCAGCGGCAGCAGGTGCATCTGGATGCTGGAAAAGTGCACCGGTCGGCCAAGCTCGCCGGAGATAGCGGCGGCCACACGCCGCTGATAGCGGCTGATCGAGATATAGGGCGGCAGAATCACCAGCAGGAGCAGCACCACCACGGCGGCGCCTGCGTAGGTAGCGCGGCGTTTCCGTATCGGCGTCCACAGCGGGTCGTCCTCGTCGTGCACTTGGGGCGTACTGCTCTGCATGCGCCCTACTGTATCCGGTGGAAGGTCCGCTTCCAACGTGTATCGCTGAAGAAGTGCGTCGCCTCATGGCCGATCCACGCAAGCGTACTGCCTGCACCGGTCTTCAATTCCTGGTCAGACGGAGTGAGGAAGGACCAGTAGACGAACATCGGTCGGCCGATCAGGTTCTGCATGGGCACGAAGCCCCAGAAGCGGCTGTCAAGACTCTGCAGGCGGTTGTCGCCCATCGCGAAGACTGAATTCGGAGGAACGATCAGCTCGCCATTCTGCACATGATTCCGAATCTCAAGCGACCAGCCGGCAGCGTTGTTGTTGGCGGCCGCTGCGGCGATGCCTTCCAGATCGCGCGGGAAGTCGTCGCGTGCTGTCTCGTATTCGTGTCCTTCGGATCCATCGGGCATCGAGATCTGAGGCTCATTGACGCGCTCGCCGTTGCGATACAGGACGCCGTGCTCCAGGTGAATGCGGTCGCCGGGCAGGCCGATGGCGCGCTTAACCAGGATCATGTCCGGGATTTCAGTGTTCGGCTTCACGAAGACGATCACATCGCCGCGCTGTACCGGGCGCTGATGTTCCAGCGGCATCCAGGCGGTTCGCGGTGCCAGCGTGATGCGATCCACGACCACATGGTCGCCGATCAGCAGCGTGTTCTCCATGGAACCGGAGGGGATGGCGAAGTTCTGAAAGAGAAACGTCATCACAAACAGGCCGATGACAAGTACGTAGGCCAGTCCCGCGAGGGACTCCGGCAGGGTCTCGTGCCGCTCTTCCGCTGCGGTCGCTGGGACCAGTGTGTTCTCTTCCATGACGGGATTTAGTCTATCGCGGCAAAGGCCTCAACGCCGAAACAGGCATACATACGGGCACCGTTACGGGTGCGCGAAACAGAATGGCCCCGGATTACTCCGGGGCCATTCTGCTTCCTGATGCTGTTGACTACTTCTTCTTGTTCTTGGCGTTCGCCTTGAAGTCCGATACCTGCTTCTGGTCGAAGGCGCTGACAATGCCCTGGACATCCGCAGCGTGCGAGCCGGTGGGAGCAAGCTCCAGGTACTTCAGATAGGCCTCGAGGCAGCCTTCCGGAGCCGTCATCTTCTGCGTCTTCGAGTCGATCGAAGCCTTGTCGATCAGGCTCTGGCCCTTGATGTAGTAGGCGTCGGCCTTGGTCGGATCGGCAGCGATGGCCTTGTCGGCGGCCTGCGCGCTCTGGTCATGGGCACCGGCGTTGTACATCACGGCAGCCTCGTTGTAGTAGTAGGTCGCAGCCTTTGCAGGCTCAGCCTGGGCAGCCTTGTCATACGCTGCAAGTGCTTCCTGCGACTTCTTGTTGGCAACCAGGGCCTGGCCCATGTTGTTGTACGCGCTGCCGGATACAGCCGGGTTCGGCTTCTTGCTGGCTGCGTTCAGATCAGCGGCCTTCTGGAAGGAGACGACGGAATCGTCATACTTCTTTGCGCCAAGCTGCGCGTTGCCCAGTTCAAGCCACAGGATGGCTTCGTTCGGGCCCTGCTGCGTTGCCTGCTGCATCTCCGTGATGGCGTCGTCGAATTTGCCGGCCTTCTCATTCTCGCGAGCCTGGGTCAGCAGCGCGTTCATGTTGCCGACGGCCTTATTTGCGGCCATGGTGGCTGCATTCTGCTTCTTGAACTCTTCGATCTGCTTCTTCATCTCCGGCGTCATGGCCTTCACGAACTCTTCGCGGGTCATGTCGTCGTTCTGCGCCAGGTCAACACCACTCTTGATCTCGACGTTGTCGATGTAATCGACCGAATCGCCCTTGACGATGTAGAAGAGGATGTAC is a genomic window containing:
- the lepB gene encoding signal peptidase I, producing MEENTLVPATAAEERHETLPESLAGLAYVLVIGLFVMTFLFQNFAIPSGSMENTLLIGDHVVVDRITLAPRTAWMPLEHQRPVQRGDVIVFVKPNTEIPDMILVKRAIGLPGDRIHLEHGVLYRNGERVNEPQISMPDGSEGHEYETARDDFPRDLEGIAAAAANNNAAGWSLEIRNHVQNGELIVPPNSVFAMGDNRLQSLDSRFWGFVPMQNLIGRPMFVYWSFLTPSDQELKTGAGSTLAWIGHEATHFFSDTRWKRTFHRIQ
- a CDS encoding M1 family metallopeptidase → MWSARVFGALALATVTCSAQQQTPPADPQPPLPKGKVLFERHEPPAPPDEDPAQTAPAADPATQPKPKSGVSTSSRHPRSLKRRTDTPEEPAVESPPVIVTEAPAEAVSSSTDAPEAIVLTAADLAASANVTVAERAAPQIARTYLDLHLNSHTGEIETRAQLLVRNTGSSPMTRLPLRVSGALQWESARAANAPLKLEQHHIADDLDHTGVGTELLLTLPEPLGPGAMVALDLYYGGTITASTGRLTAMGAPAGRAASTDWDTVTDTFTGLRGLGDVLWYPVTTAPALLRNGDAVPQSVAAARIADAASPFRLDLTVEYTGTRPDAAFFTGERAVLRPLGGSQAAAGNTADGAGVVTASWSRAAMGPHTPSLFIAQAAPHLAANGLLRVVTDRADTVAALGEAATRLRPMMSEWLGAAPLSAIDVIDLPIRSAAGYSDGTLLVAPLGTAPAAALAPTLVQPVAAAWLPPDVAAAWLREGIPTFLQAVWSERSQGRAVALNGLASNATALQAQAAPLPSPTSSSSQDAFTTQTLPPLATCADPACARARAAYVFEMLRGMLGDSGLQQAISGWRQRLAPSDATGQIRSTDGASGGAALAETTAMEQMLQQVAGKRDLGWFFRSWIDAGHSLPDLSIVTVAPRRVERNAPVDYLPAKKPVGGPIGPEPVPQVGDPTYEAERKPIAPGDRIAPAVGSWLVAVEVQNAGETEAEVPVTVRAGDLTNTLPLRVPAHGRATIRVPFEADPQEVVVNDGSVPEARATTHRRSITNLPPAR
- a CDS encoding AsmA family protein — its product is MQSSTPQVHDEDDPLWTPIRKRRATYAGAAVVVLLLLVILPPYISISRYQRRVAAAISGELGRPVHFSSIQMHLLPLPGLTIKYLVVSELPEFGSEPVMVSDTVEARLRISSLWRRRIEVSRISMEAPSINLVRRTDTGRWNLQGIVTQASQITSAPTAQTAAGDAPRFPYIEATDARFNIKNGDTKMPFSVKEAQFSLWLPEPDEWHLRFSGKPVRTDTDVSDVGLLKVEATLGKGTSLQAAPIELQASWKPTPLGEAGKLTFGHDMGWRGEASAEASLKGTLALAKLTGDLHLLSLRRADFVPEHTAEINAHCEANTNGLLGSLHEIKCAVPTDEETSIFSAMEFLRRTVPSGHDLPDASAKPGVLLLRGDVPDVMHWQTVNLQASLKNAKANYALAWLRLFSKRIPRDAGLGGTLDLTAWKEDNGSSSDRWGGTLVCACTLPPPPAAKSDTTAGSETAPTSVTNQKANRWNLVLTYGALGAHGDTPAGAIAVNAYRPSPTDVGTEPVVAKSYGDAAVSGQLSRNGYTLIYSTRATAEQAAALLPPLGDGMPTPDTGTALEVQRPWGGPQTWTAATPAKPEPRSRRRR
- a CDS encoding tetratricopeptide repeat protein, producing MNRRFLSSTALLALLSPAALVLAQAPAPGSIHGHVQNAAGMPQATGDIKLTTDRNSDAKARKYQYSFPVDANGDFKGTDIAPGKYILFYIVKGDSVDYIDNVEIKSGVDLAQNDDMTREEFVKAMTPEMKKQIEEFKKQNAATMAANKAVGNMNALLTQARENEKAGKFDDAITEMQQATQQGPNEAILWLELGNAQLGAKKYDDSVVSFQKAADLNAASKKPNPAVSGSAYNNMGQALVANKKSQEALAAYDKAAQAEPAKAATYYYNEAAVMYNAGAHDQSAQAADKAIAADPTKADAYYIKGQSLIDKASIDSKTQKMTAPEGCLEAYLKYLELAPTGSHAADVQGIVSAFDQKQVSDFKANAKNKKK